From a region of the Panicum virgatum strain AP13 chromosome 2K, P.virgatum_v5, whole genome shotgun sequence genome:
- the LOC120659330 gene encoding uncharacterized protein LOC120659330, with product WKKKKRKKSPQEKGTAATRAVSRLAAPATSPSHPPSSVASNPWRAAAWIQRRIAGGGSEPGQDILCYIHSLVPLTDAARAACVSHRFLHSWRCFPNLTFNQTTFGLNKVTSLASYEKAAKNHFDRIGHIIRNHSGIGVKTLKLGVRYCSKVITAQRLDIWLQATIRSGILEISVELPLDYSPEYNFPCSVLSCAGSSLQYISLFSCAFHPTLRIGYLKSLKGVYLSHVHTTGEELGCLFSSTVSLEYIHLTSCNEMTFLNIPSHLQALSILMVFACTSLQIIEIYAPNLTRFCFAGPPIEILTNNSLQLKYMRMCGTYWSGMIQYARTKLQSIAPKLQTLSLTSSQETFNTPVLHGKFFHLKRPSIYFFGIGFQSYDYFSLVSFLEACPALETFFLYAGEYDNAGQDTTPQDSNADSLHIRQIPEFQHANLKKVSIQRFSSAKSLIELTCQIIENTPSLRCLELNTTRDLFPSSWYTSGYKEPHEE from the exons tggaagaagaagaaaaggaagaaatcCCCCCAAGAAAAAGGAACGGCGGCGACTAGGGCAGTCTCTCGATTGGCTGCGCCGGCGACATCTCCATCCCATCCCCCGTCCTCCGTCGCATCGAACCCATGGCGAGCAGCGGCCTGGATCCAACGCCGGATTGCTGGAGGCGGCAGCGAGCCAGGACAG GATATATTGTGCTATATACATTCCCTTGTACCACTAACAGATGCCGCCCGTGCTGCCTGTGTGTCTCATAGATTTCtacactcttggagatgcttccCTAACCTCACATTTAATCAGACAACATTTGGTTTGAACAAGGTTACATCACTTGCATCATATGAAAAGGCAGCAAAGAACCACTTTGACAGAATTGGCCACATCATTAGAAACCACTCTGGCATTGGGGTGAAGACACTTAAGCTTGGCGTTCGCTATTGCAGCAAAGTCATCACGGCGCAGCGTCTTGACATATGGCTCCAAGCTACCATTAGATCTGGAATTTTAGAAATTTCTGTCGAGCTTCCTCTAGATTACAGTCCAGAGTACAACTTCCCATGTTCAGTTTTGTCTTGTGCTGGAAGCTCGCTTCAGTATATTTCTCTCTTCTCTTGTGCTTTTCACCCAACATTAAGAATTGGTTATTTGAAAAGCTTGAAAGGCGTGTATCTGAGCCATGTCCACACTACTGGGGAGGAACTAGGATGTCTTTTCTCCAGTACAGTTTCATTGGAATATATTCATCTTACCAGTTGCAATGAGATGACTTTCTTGAACATACCTTCTCATCTGCAGGCGCTTAGTATTCTGATGGTGTTTGCGTGCACAAGTCTACAAATTATAGAAATTTATGCTCCAAATCTTACCAGGTTCTGTTTCGCTGGCCCGCCCATTGAAATATTAACAAACAACTCATTGCAACTGAAGTACATGAGAATGTGTGGTACATATTGGTCTGGCATGATCCAATATGCTCGGACCAAACTCCAGTCCATCGCGCCGAAGCTTCAAACCCTTAGCTTGACATCATCTCAAGAG ACTTTCAATACGCCAGTGTTGCATGGAAAATTCTTCCACCTCAAGCGCCCGAGTATTTATTTTTTTGGCATTGGATTCCAAAGCTACGATTATTTTTCTCTAGTTTCTTTTCTTGAAGCTTGTCCGGCCTTGGAAACTTTCTTCTTATAT GCAGGTGAATACGATAATGCAGGGCAGGATACAACACCTCAAGATTCCAATGCAGATTCATTACATATTAGGCAGATTCCAGAATTCCAGCATGCCAATCTCAAGAAAGTATCAATCCAGCGATTCTCATCTGCAAAGAGCTTGATTGAGCTGACGTGTCAAATTATTGAGAATACCCCATCACTACGATGCCTTGAGCTCAACACAACCCGTGATCTTTTCCCTAGCTCTTGGTATACCTCTGGGTATAAGGAGCCTCACGAAGAATGA